A window of the Carassius gibelio isolate Cgi1373 ecotype wild population from Czech Republic chromosome B16, carGib1.2-hapl.c, whole genome shotgun sequence genome harbors these coding sequences:
- the srsf10a gene encoding serine/arginine-rich splicing factor 10 isoform X1, with the protein MARYMRPPNTSLFIRNISDDSRPEDLRREFGRYGPIVDVYVPVDFYSRRPRGFAYVQFEDVRDAEDALHNLDRKWICGRQIEIQFAQGDRKTPGQMKSKEKRSPRSDSRYDDYERDGRRRRSRSRSYGRSRSRSPSYERRPRRSGSPRDSRSHGRHRRSRSRDNDRHRSRDHGRRRHRSASRSPSRDSKYKSKSRRSRSRSRSASPRAEELQVLTGSREEEPRVRSASRSPSRSRSRSRSWAGRKSGGR; encoded by the exons ATGGCGAGATACATGCGACCTCCAAACACGTCTctgttcatcagaaatatctcCGATGACAGCAG GCCAGAGGATTTGCGTCGTGAGTTTGGTCGTTACGGACCTATAGTAGATGTCTACGTTCCTGTTGACTTCTATTCACGGCGACCAAGAGGATTTGCATACGTACA GTTCGAGGACGTCCGAGACGCAGAGGATGCGCTGCACAACCTGGACAGGAAGTGGATCTGTGGACGGCAGATCGAGATTCAGTTTGCTCAAGGAGACAGGAAGA CTCCTGGTCAGATGAAATCCAAAGAGAAGCGCTCTCCTCGCAGCGACTCGCGGTATGATGACTATGAGCGCGACGGCCGGCGCAGACGCTCACGCAGCCGCAGTTATGGCAGAAGCAGATCTCGCAGTCCTTCATACGAACGCCGCCCGCGCAGATCCGGAAGCCCCAGAGA CTCTCGGTCGCACGGCAGACACCGGAGGAGCAGAAGTCGTGACAATGACAG ACACAGGTCACGTGATCACGGCCGCAGACGCCACCGATCAGCCTCGCGATCTCCTTCACGTGACTCCAAATACAAGTCCAAGAGCCGGCGCTCTCGCTCCCGGTCCAGATCGGCCAGTCCTCGGGCGGAAGAGCTGCAGGTGTTGACCGGATCCCGTGAGGAAGAGCCCCGCGTCCGCTCTGCCTCCCGCTCACCGTCCCGTTCCCGCTCGCGCTCCAGATCCTGGGCCGGACGCAAGTCTGGAGGCCGCTAG
- the srsf10a gene encoding serine/arginine-rich splicing factor 10 isoform X2: MQSLNRISMFEDVRDAEDALHNLDRKWICGRQIEIQFAQGDRKTPGQMKSKEKRSPRSDSRYDDYERDGRRRRSRSRSYGRSRSRSPSYERRPRRSGSPRDSRSHGRHRRSRSRDNDRHRSRDHGRRRHRSASRSPSRDSKYKSKSRRSRSRSRSASPRAEELQVLTGSREEEPRVRSASRSPSRSRSRSRSWAGRKSGGR, encoded by the exons ATGCAAAGCCTTAACCGCATCAGCATGTTCGAGGACGTCCGAGACGCAGAGGATGCGCTGCACAACCTGGACAGGAAGTGGATCTGTGGACGGCAGATCGAGATTCAGTTTGCTCAAGGAGACAGGAAGA CTCCTGGTCAGATGAAATCCAAAGAGAAGCGCTCTCCTCGCAGCGACTCGCGGTATGATGACTATGAGCGCGACGGCCGGCGCAGACGCTCACGCAGCCGCAGTTATGGCAGAAGCAGATCTCGCAGTCCTTCATACGAACGCCGCCCGCGCAGATCCGGAAGCCCCAGAGA CTCTCGGTCGCACGGCAGACACCGGAGGAGCAGAAGTCGTGACAATGACAG ACACAGGTCACGTGATCACGGCCGCAGACGCCACCGATCAGCCTCGCGATCTCCTTCACGTGACTCCAAATACAAGTCCAAGAGCCGGCGCTCTCGCTCCCGGTCCAGATCGGCCAGTCCTCGGGCGGAAGAGCTGCAGGTGTTGACCGGATCCCGTGAGGAAGAGCCCCGCGTCCGCTCTGCCTCCCGCTCACCGTCCCGTTCCCGCTCGCGCTCCAGATCCTGGGCCGGACGCAAGTCTGGAGGCCGCTAG
- the fabp10a gene encoding fatty acid-binding protein 10-A, liver basic, which yields MAFSGTWQVYVQENYEEFLRAISLPEDVIKMAKDVKPVTEIHQNGNDFTITSKTPGKTVTNSFTVGKEAEITTMDGKKLKCIVRLDGGKLVCQTDRFSHIQEIKGGEMVETLTVGGTTMIRRSKKM from the exons ATGGCCTTCAGCGGAACGTGGCAGGTTTATGTGCAGGAGAACTACGAGGAGTTTCTGAGAGCCATCT CTCTGCCAGAAGATGTCATTAAAATGGCCAAGGATGTTAAACCAGTGACTGAAATCCATCAAAACGGCAACGACTTCACCATCACATCCAAAACCCCTGGAAAAACCGTCACAAACTCCTTCACTGTCGGCAAGGAAGCTGAAATCACCACCATGGACGGCAAGAAGCTCAAG TGCATTGTCAGACTGGATGGAGGGAAGCTGGTGTGTCAGACCGATCGGTTCTCTCACATCCAGGAGATCAAGGGAGGAGAGATGGTGGAG ACCCTGACAGTAGGAGGAACCACCATGATCAGGAGGAGCAAGAAGATGTGA